From one Cucurbita pepo subsp. pepo cultivar mu-cu-16 chromosome LG17, ASM280686v2, whole genome shotgun sequence genomic stretch:
- the LOC111778495 gene encoding probable myosin-binding protein 6 isoform X2 → MDNTNWSSLMENHHTDGIPEACCSTLSGPGFQNSIHNDSEHDGKGKRIMYWRPRTKIRRRRTAVEDVKLSKGICEGDETRKEREFVALVERQEFVPDDSNESNHVELSERNWQGFESSGSVGENDHMNKGSSTIGQGTSNTQERDIDRNEVSCIRLLDQAHEETARASLFLELEKERAAAATAVDEAIAMITRLQNEKASAEMEARQYQRALEEKIAYDEEEMNILREILVKREIDCHVLEKKIKAYRLMDLSEKEQLKRKWDFILDERKEQSATTHSNAKDNELRDCDLKKSFVFCGVRPESLEHIEHAVNDLGSSILDMEIDVQDIHMID, encoded by the exons ATGGATAACACGAATTGGAGTTCGTTAATGGAGAATCATCATACGGATGGAATTCCTGAGGCTTGCTGTAGTACATTGTCTGGCCCAGGATTTCAGAATTCGATTCATAATGATAGCGAACACGACGGTAAGGGTAAGAGGATTATGTATTGGAGGCCGAGGACTAAAATACGACGACGGAGAACTGCGGTTGAGGATGTGAAATTGTCCAAGGGAATCTGTGAGGGGGATGAAACTAGAAAGGAAAGGGAATTTGTGGCATTGGTTGAGAGACAAGAATTTGTTCCAG ATGATAGTAATGAATCAAATCACGTGGAATTGAGTGAAAGAAACTGGCAAGGCTTTGAATCAAGTGGTTCAGTTGGCGAAAATGATCATATGAATAAAGGCTCTTCCACTATAGGACAAGGTACCAGTAACACTCAAGAGAGAGACATCGACAGAAATGAAGTAAGCTGTATTAGATTGCTGGACCAAGCACACGAAGAAACTGCTCGAGCATCTCTGTTTCTGGAACTAGAGAAGGAGAGAGCTGCTGCTGCTACTGCTGTAGATGAAGCAATAGCCATGATAACACGTTTGCAAAATGAGAAGGCGTCAGCTGAAATGGAAGCAAGACAATATCAGAGAgcattagaagaaaaaattgctTATGATGAAGAAGAGATGAATATCCTCCGAGAGATCCTTGTCAAGAGGGAAATAGATTGTCATGTTctggagaagaaaatcaaagctTATAGACTGATGGATCTTTCAGAAAAGGAACAGTTAAAAAGAAAGTGGGATTTCATATTGGATGAACGTAAAGAACAGTCTGCTACTACCCATTCAAATGCTAAAGACAATGAACTGAGGGATTGTGATTTGAAGAAAAGCTTTGTTTTCTGTGGGGTACGGCCAGAAAGTTTGGAGCACATCGAACACGCAGTTAATGATCTAGGAAGTTCCATTCTTGATATGGAAATAGATGTTCAAGATATTCATATGATTGACTAA